The Chloroflexota bacterium genome window below encodes:
- a CDS encoding WecB/TagA/CpsF family glycosyltransferase, which produces MSSAEQRSSPLHDAALATFPHASLNGVITFAPAGQDALLDLLDTGRGILVAINAEKIARADPAIVDLAATQLGYPDGIGAVLALRRQGIRASRMAGADLWLATIGQYASRRSFYLIGATDEVVARVAERLRERHPAINLWSRSGYLSAQEQEQLVDELQSRRPDFVLVAMGSPRQEQLMQRLYAAHPALYMGLGGSFDIFAGQKARAPRWLREAGLEWSYRLLREPVRLRALPAFLKFLVLLVSGRR; this is translated from the coding sequence ATGTCTTCAGCGGAGCAGCGCTCCAGCCCACTCCACGACGCCGCCCTCGCCACCTTCCCGCATGCCTCGCTCAATGGGGTCATCACCTTCGCGCCCGCCGGGCAGGACGCCCTGCTTGACTTGCTGGATACGGGGCGCGGCATCCTAGTCGCCATCAATGCCGAGAAGATTGCCCGCGCAGATCCGGCGATTGTCGACCTCGCGGCGACGCAGCTGGGCTATCCGGACGGCATCGGCGCAGTCCTTGCCCTGCGACGCCAGGGGATCCGAGCGAGTCGCATGGCGGGGGCAGACCTGTGGCTGGCTACCATCGGCCAGTACGCGAGCCGGCGGTCCTTCTACCTCATCGGCGCGACCGATGAGGTCGTGGCCCGTGTTGCCGAGCGCCTCAGGGAGCGCCACCCCGCCATCAACCTGTGGTCACGAAGCGGCTACCTGTCGGCGCAGGAGCAGGAGCAGCTGGTTGATGAGCTGCAGAGCCGCCGGCCCGACTTCGTTCTGGTGGCCATGGGGTCTCCGCGACAGGAGCAGCTGATGCAGCGGCTGTACGCCGCCCATCCTGCGCTGTACATGGGCCTCGGCGGCAGCTTCGACATCTTCGCGGGTCAAAAGGCCAGGGCGCCGCGCTGGCTGCGGGAAGCCGGCCTCGAATGGAGCTATCGTCTCCTCCGCGAGCCGGTGCGGCTGCGGGCGCTGCCGGCGTTTCTGAAATTCCTCGTGCTTCTGGTATCCGGGAGGCGCTAG
- a CDS encoding glycosyltransferase: MRILIVTNLYPDARLPAFGTFVAEHAEALRRAGAVVEVVATTGIPAQQAVLRKYISLSFRTLLAALMARVRRRRPRVVEAHVAYPTALLAWMAARITGARLVVYSHGSDVTGDGADGVPRLVARSLFHHRLARRVFRAADLLVANSTFIHDQLISRFRVDPQRVVVVSPGINYRLFSASGSGRSRNGILYVGRLARGKGVHELLDAVRRLAPGTALRFVGDGPERAALEAAADAAGVRAEFCGALPPGQVAALMSEAAVVAMPSVYPEALGLVALEAMAAGALVVASSSGGIGESVIDGETGWSVPPGDVDALALALQEAVATAADADPAARSALLRAADQKARSHDVDVIALHLLDLYGSLSASRRA; this comes from the coding sequence TTGCGCATCCTGATCGTCACCAACCTCTATCCCGACGCTCGCCTGCCGGCGTTCGGAACCTTCGTGGCGGAGCACGCGGAAGCCCTTCGACGGGCAGGTGCAGTGGTCGAGGTCGTCGCCACGACAGGCATCCCGGCGCAGCAGGCTGTCCTGCGCAAGTACATCTCGCTTTCTTTCCGCACGCTGCTGGCCGCGCTCATGGCACGTGTGCGGCGGCGGAGGCCTCGCGTCGTCGAGGCGCACGTTGCCTATCCGACGGCGCTCTTGGCATGGATGGCCGCACGAATCACCGGGGCGCGCCTGGTCGTGTACAGCCACGGATCAGACGTCACCGGTGATGGTGCCGACGGCGTGCCGAGGCTGGTGGCGAGATCGCTGTTCCACCATCGGCTCGCGCGCCGAGTCTTTCGGGCTGCGGATCTGCTGGTTGCCAACAGCACCTTCATCCATGACCAGCTGATCTCCCGCTTTCGGGTCGATCCTCAGCGAGTGGTCGTCGTCTCTCCCGGCATCAACTACCGCCTCTTCTCGGCGAGCGGTTCGGGGAGATCACGGAACGGAATCCTGTACGTCGGCAGGCTCGCCCGGGGCAAGGGGGTCCATGAGCTTCTCGACGCGGTCCGCCGGCTCGCGCCGGGGACGGCACTTCGATTCGTGGGCGATGGGCCCGAGCGAGCCGCGCTCGAGGCGGCGGCGGATGCCGCTGGCGTCCGCGCCGAGTTCTGCGGCGCCTTGCCACCCGGCCAGGTGGCAGCGCTCATGAGCGAGGCGGCCGTCGTCGCCATGCCATCGGTCTATCCCGAAGCGCTCGGTCTTGTTGCGCTGGAAGCGATGGCCGCCGGCGCGCTGGTGGTCGCATCGTCGTCAGGGGGCATCGGCGAGTCGGTGATCGATGGCGAGACCGGCTGGTCGGTGCCGCCGGGTGACGTCGACGCCCTCGCATTGGCCCTGCAGGAGGCAGTGGCCACTGCGGCAGACGCGGATCCTGCGGCACGGTCGGCGCTCCTGCGAGCTGCGGATCAAAAGGCACGGTCCCACGACGTCGACGTGATTGCCCTCCACCTCCTGGACCTGTATGGGTCGCTGAGCGCTTCGCGCCGTGCCTGA
- a CDS encoding O-antigen ligase family protein produces MPDVDGGRLVLGAWAAALLAATFIGARVISRLADWAPAGPIALIAGAPLVPRIPLIASLTADDLLPLLGLGLLALRTPFPGLTSDRWARAALLAVALATIARIASAVANGGGLEGTLLILAQAVARPVVLLGIVAYTAATVPEDRRHRAIVVAIAAVGSYEAVYGLVAFTLGLPGGAGLQGARAYTSVHNVCPGLISGTLGLSANHMGAMFVLSAPLTVALAVKARGRARWLWLLSGSAQMAALLLTFTRSSTLLGVALVAAFLIYERRFVLLAALAAATAVLVVSATSIGCIPRSSEPGTPPGSVFGDRFSDGNDRLALWYAAGRIMVDHPIFGVGLGLMLDTVKDNPERYSDTPFGPATSSAHNTILLAGAETGVLGAFAVASLNILLAAIAIRCAWRGRARGDPLLVAVGMVMIGYLVQGMVNNLFSIPATSSLLALLVGGFALPRVEAGPPPGGPPRASPYTPTALESTSSGEDR; encoded by the coding sequence GTGCCTGACGTCGACGGAGGTCGCCTGGTCCTGGGCGCATGGGCAGCCGCGCTGCTGGCGGCGACCTTCATCGGCGCGCGGGTCATCTCGCGACTGGCCGACTGGGCGCCGGCCGGACCGATCGCGCTCATCGCGGGGGCGCCGCTCGTTCCGCGGATCCCCTTGATCGCCAGCCTGACGGCGGATGACCTGCTGCCACTCCTGGGCCTTGGCCTGCTGGCCTTGCGAACGCCGTTCCCGGGGCTCACTTCCGACCGGTGGGCGCGAGCGGCATTGCTGGCCGTCGCGCTCGCGACGATCGCTCGCATCGCCTCGGCAGTGGCGAACGGAGGGGGGCTCGAGGGGACCCTTCTGATCCTGGCGCAGGCCGTGGCCCGGCCGGTGGTGCTGCTGGGGATCGTTGCCTACACCGCGGCGACCGTTCCGGAGGATCGGCGCCACCGAGCGATCGTGGTTGCCATCGCCGCGGTAGGTAGCTATGAAGCGGTCTACGGGCTGGTCGCCTTCACGCTGGGACTCCCCGGCGGTGCCGGCCTTCAAGGAGCGCGCGCGTACACGAGCGTCCACAACGTATGCCCCGGGCTCATCAGCGGCACGCTGGGTCTGTCCGCCAACCACATGGGCGCGATGTTCGTCCTCTCCGCGCCATTGACCGTGGCGCTGGCAGTCAAGGCGCGCGGCCGGGCGCGATGGCTGTGGTTGCTCTCGGGCTCCGCCCAGATGGCCGCCCTGCTGCTGACGTTCACACGATCGTCGACCCTGCTGGGGGTCGCGCTGGTCGCGGCGTTCCTGATCTACGAACGCAGGTTCGTCCTCCTCGCAGCCCTGGCCGCGGCGACCGCCGTGCTCGTGGTCTCCGCGACGTCCATCGGATGCATTCCCAGGAGCAGCGAGCCGGGCACTCCTCCGGGCTCAGTCTTCGGGGATCGCTTCAGCGACGGCAATGACCGCCTGGCGCTCTGGTACGCCGCTGGTCGGATCATGGTCGATCATCCGATCTTCGGCGTCGGCCTGGGCCTGATGCTCGACACGGTAAAAGACAATCCGGAACGGTACAGCGATACGCCCTTCGGCCCGGCCACCAGCTCCGCTCACAACACGATCCTGCTGGCCGGTGCGGAGACCGGGGTTCTCGGGGCCTTTGCCGTAGCCTCGCTCAACATCCTGCTGGCCGCAATTGCCATTCGTTGCGCCTGGCGCGGGCGGGCACGCGGCGACCCGCTGCTCGTCGCGGTCGGGATGGTGATGATCGGTTACTTGGTGCAGGGGATGGTCAACAACCTCTTCTCGATACCCGCCACCAGCTCCCTGCTGGCGCTGCTGGTGGGAGGCTTCGCCCTGCCGCGTGTGGAGGCTGGGCCACCCCCCGGCGGCCCGCCCCGAGCGTCCCCGTATACTCCGACCGCACTGGAATCGACAAGCTCGGGTGAGGATCGTTGA
- the gmd gene encoding GDP-mannose 4,6-dehydratase encodes MKRALITGITGQDGSYLAELLLEKGYEVHGLIRRSSSFSTGRIDHLYSDIHKLARPLYLHYGDLSDASSLINTLNKVKPEEVYNLGAQSHVKVSFEMPEFTADTAGMGNLRLLEAIRHADWPVRFYQAGSSEMFGLVRERPQTEATPFYPRSPYAVSKVFSHWMTVQYREAYGLFASNGILFNHESPRRGPTFVTRKITRAVAEIVAGRQTTVYLGNLDARRDWGYAPEYVESMWRILQHDQADDFVIATGQMHSVREFLDAAFGLVGLNPDDHVVIDPRYFRPTEVDELCGDASKAARLLDWRPTTSFDQLVRIMVEGDLREAGIEPSTVLVPSTAGAS; translated from the coding sequence TTGAAGCGAGCGCTGATCACCGGCATCACCGGCCAGGACGGGTCGTACCTCGCCGAGCTGCTGCTGGAGAAGGGATACGAGGTTCACGGCCTGATCCGGCGATCCAGCTCATTCTCGACCGGCCGGATCGACCACCTGTACAGCGACATTCACAAGCTCGCGCGCCCGCTCTACCTCCATTACGGTGACCTCTCCGATGCGTCGTCGCTCATCAACACCCTCAACAAGGTCAAGCCCGAGGAGGTCTACAACCTCGGCGCGCAGAGCCACGTCAAGGTGAGCTTCGAAATGCCCGAGTTCACCGCTGACACGGCGGGCATGGGCAACCTGCGCCTGCTCGAGGCCATCCGCCATGCCGACTGGCCGGTCCGCTTCTACCAGGCGGGCAGCTCGGAGATGTTCGGGCTGGTGCGCGAGCGTCCGCAGACCGAGGCGACGCCGTTCTATCCGCGCAGCCCCTACGCGGTGTCGAAGGTCTTCTCGCACTGGATGACGGTTCAGTACCGCGAGGCGTACGGCCTCTTCGCCAGCAATGGGATCCTCTTCAATCACGAGTCCCCCCGGCGTGGCCCGACATTCGTCACCCGTAAGATCACGCGAGCCGTGGCCGAGATCGTCGCTGGCCGGCAGACCACGGTGTATCTGGGCAACCTCGACGCACGGCGGGACTGGGGCTACGCACCCGAGTACGTCGAGTCGATGTGGCGAATCCTGCAGCACGATCAGGCCGATGACTTCGTCATTGCGACCGGCCAGATGCATTCCGTTCGGGAGTTCCTCGACGCAGCGTTTGGGCTGGTCGGACTCAACCCCGATGACCACGTGGTGATCGATCCTCGCTACTTCCGCCCAACGGAGGTCGACGAGCTATGCGGCGATGCCAGCAAGGCAGCTCGCCTTCTCGACTGGCGGCCGACCACATCGTTCGATCAGCTGGTGCGGATCATGGTTGAAGGGGATCTGCGAGAAGCCGGCATCGAGCCGAGCACCGTGCTGGTGCCGTCGACCGCGGGAGCGAGCTGA
- a CDS encoding GDP-L-fucose synthase: MAWSRGRVTVTGGGGFLGQAVINRLRSVGADEIFVPRSRDYDLRTHDGVSRALADGKPELVIHLAAAVGGIAANRENPGRFFYENAIMGIQVIEQARLVGVAKVVTIGTVCSYPKLAPVPFREDDFWDGYPEEINGPYGLAKKMLLVQGQAYREQYGMDIIYLIPVNLYGPGDDFNPATSHVIPALIKKCVDAREAGTSEIEVWGSGSASREFLYVDDAAEGIVLAAERYDGPEPVNLGVGRELRIKDLVELIAEQTHFTGSIRWNPSRPDGQPRRALDTSRARQEFGFAARTPFEVGLQRTVDWYEAQRVSESVAAARP, encoded by the coding sequence ATGGCCTGGTCACGCGGACGCGTGACGGTGACGGGTGGCGGAGGCTTCCTTGGGCAGGCGGTCATCAATCGCCTGCGCTCGGTGGGCGCTGACGAGATCTTCGTCCCGCGCAGCCGCGACTACGACCTGCGAACCCATGACGGCGTGAGCCGAGCCCTTGCGGACGGCAAGCCCGAGCTGGTGATTCACCTGGCGGCTGCCGTTGGCGGGATCGCCGCCAACCGCGAGAACCCCGGCCGTTTCTTCTACGAGAACGCGATCATGGGCATCCAGGTCATTGAGCAGGCACGCCTGGTGGGCGTCGCGAAAGTGGTCACCATCGGCACCGTCTGCTCCTATCCCAAGCTCGCCCCGGTTCCGTTCCGGGAGGACGACTTCTGGGACGGCTACCCGGAGGAGATCAACGGGCCATATGGCCTCGCCAAGAAGATGCTCCTCGTCCAGGGTCAGGCCTACCGTGAGCAGTACGGCATGGACATCATCTACCTGATCCCCGTCAACCTGTATGGGCCTGGAGACGATTTCAACCCGGCGACCTCGCACGTCATCCCGGCGCTGATCAAGAAGTGCGTCGACGCGCGCGAGGCCGGCACCTCCGAGATCGAGGTGTGGGGGAGCGGCTCCGCATCGCGCGAGTTCCTGTACGTGGACGACGCCGCGGAGGGGATCGTGCTGGCCGCCGAGCGGTACGACGGGCCGGAGCCGGTGAACCTGGGAGTCGGCCGTGAGCTGAGGATCAAGGACCTCGTCGAGCTGATCGCCGAGCAGACGCATTTCACCGGCAGCATCCGCTGGAATCCATCGCGCCCCGATGGACAGCCGCGACGCGCGCTCGACACGTCGCGAGCCCGCCAGGAATTCGGCTTTGCGGCCCGCACCCCCTTCGAGGTGGGCCTGCAGCGAACGGTCGACTGGTATGAGGCCCAGCGTGTGAGCGAATCGGTCGCGGCTGCCCGACCTTGA
- a CDS encoding DegT/DnrJ/EryC1/StrS family aminotransferase, whose protein sequence is MGVGTSSITQDDEHRVLEVLRSGRLSPGPVTTEFEQRFAQLHGRRHAAMCNSGTGALQLALQALKLRYGWPDGAEVIVPAMTFVATVNTVLYNNLRPVLVDIDPLTLNMDPASCAAAVSDQTVAIIPVHLFGQPADMTSLMAIADERGLRVVEDSCETVGVSHNGRPVGSFGDFACFSTYMAHLVTTGVGGLALSDDDDNITRFRSLMNHGRNPRYLRIDDDQGLDDDELLRVVWSRYDFVWLGQSFRATEMEAALGIGQLERLPAALARRRDVAEQLTAALAHPELRLPSIAPGNEHAFMMFPIVCLREGLRDRLVLALERGGVETRFLLPILGQPCYEGVLEHAPGTFPVTEHALANGFYTGCHPSMTADDVDHVATIVEGALREGQHS, encoded by the coding sequence GTGGGCGTCGGAACCTCCTCCATCACACAGGACGATGAGCACCGCGTGCTGGAGGTCCTGCGGTCGGGGAGGCTCTCCCCGGGCCCCGTCACGACGGAGTTCGAGCAACGCTTTGCGCAGCTGCACGGCCGCCGTCATGCGGCGATGTGCAACAGCGGGACCGGCGCGCTCCAATTGGCGCTCCAGGCACTGAAGCTGCGCTACGGGTGGCCCGACGGAGCCGAAGTCATCGTCCCCGCCATGACGTTCGTCGCCACCGTCAACACGGTCCTCTACAACAACCTGCGGCCGGTGCTGGTCGACATCGACCCATTGACGCTCAACATGGACCCCGCCTCGTGCGCTGCTGCAGTCTCCGACCAGACGGTTGCAATCATCCCGGTCCACCTGTTCGGGCAGCCGGCCGACATGACGTCCCTGATGGCCATCGCCGACGAGCGTGGGCTGCGAGTCGTGGAGGACAGCTGCGAGACGGTCGGCGTCAGCCACAACGGCCGACCGGTCGGCTCGTTTGGCGATTTCGCCTGCTTCTCGACCTACATGGCGCACCTGGTGACGACCGGGGTCGGTGGCCTGGCCCTGTCTGACGACGACGACAACATCACGCGATTCCGAAGCCTCATGAATCACGGACGGAACCCGCGGTACCTGAGAATCGACGATGACCAGGGCCTCGACGACGACGAGCTGTTGCGCGTGGTGTGGAGTCGCTATGACTTCGTGTGGCTGGGCCAGAGCTTCCGAGCCACCGAGATGGAGGCCGCGCTTGGCATCGGGCAGCTCGAACGGCTTCCGGCGGCCCTCGCCCGCCGCCGGGACGTGGCGGAGCAGCTCACGGCGGCCCTCGCGCATCCCGAGCTCCGATTGCCGAGCATCGCGCCCGGCAACGAGCACGCTTTCATGATGTTCCCGATCGTCTGCCTCCGCGAGGGCCTCCGTGATCGCCTGGTGCTGGCGCTCGAGCGAGGCGGCGTCGAGACCCGCTTCCTGCTCCCGATCCTCGGTCAGCCCTGCTACGAGGGCGTGCTCGAGCATGCGCCGGGGACCTTCCCGGTGACGGAGCACGCGCTGGCGAACGGCTTCTACACCGGCTGCCACCCGAGCATGACGGCCGACGACGTCGACCACGTTGCCACCATCGTGGAGGGTGCCCTGCGCGAGGGACAGCACAGCTGA